The genomic interval CACTCGCGACGAAATACTTCAGGTGCACATCGAAGCCTATGTTGCTCGTGTGGAAGCTGCCAGCCAGGGTGAACCGGTACCCGACGCTCAGGCCTTCGGCCTGGATACTCCGGACGTCCCGGTTTTTCCCGACATGGACTATGCTGCCCGTATTCAGGCCGGCGGTACGTTACATGGCGCCCGCCTGATCGCCCGAGGACAGGCAACTACCGTGCTGCAGCTTGGTGGAGGATTCCACCACGCTTACCCGGACCACGCTTCGGGCTTTTGCATCTATAACGACCTGGCGCTTGCCATCCAAGCCCTGAACGAAGCCGGACTGCGTGTGGCCTATATCGACCTCGACGTTCATCATGCCGATGGCGTGCAGGCTATATACTATCAGGACGATACGGTGCTGACCATCAGCCTCCACGAAAGCGGCCAGTACCTTTTCCCCGGAACGGGCTCTGTCGATGAAATCGGTGAAGGACGCGGCCAGGGCTTTTCGCTGAACGTACCGTTGCAGCCTTTTACCGAAGACGAAAGTTACCTGGAGGTGTTTGAGCGCGTTGTGCCCCATGCCCTGACCATGTTTCGCCCCGATGTACTTGTCGTCCAGTGCGGTGCCGACGCCCACTTTCAGGATCCGCTGGCCGATCTGCTACTGTCGACACAGGCCTATGCCCGACTTTTTCAGCGCCTCAAAGCACTGGCCGACGAACACACCGGCGGCCGCGCGCTCTTCACACTGGGCGGCGGCTACGACTTCGATGCCACGGTGCGCGTCTGGGCCTTGCTCTATCTCACGCTGCAGG from Rhodothermus sp. carries:
- a CDS encoding acetoin utilization protein AcuC → MVVVYHPDYLKYCFGPEHPFSPLRLEMLWTLLEALDGRPMPITPAEATRDEILQVHIEAYVARVEAASQGEPVPDAQAFGLDTPDVPVFPDMDYAARIQAGGTLHGARLIARGQATTVLQLGGGFHHAYPDHASGFCIYNDLALAIQALNEAGLRVAYIDLDVHHADGVQAIYYQDDTVLTISLHESGQYLFPGTGSVDEIGEGRGQGFSLNVPLQPFTEDESYLEVFERVVPHALTMFRPDVLVVQCGADAHFQDPLADLLLSTQAYARLFQRLKALADEHTGGRALFTLGGGYDFDATVRVWALLYLTLQGRSLPERLPSAWRLHWEQRLARPLTSTLHDSAHPLKPSPKRRRQIALQNLHTAQRLMDTITYYWY